In one window of Littorina saxatilis isolate snail1 linkage group LG11, US_GU_Lsax_2.0, whole genome shotgun sequence DNA:
- the LOC138980118 gene encoding uncharacterized protein yields the protein MQCSGAIVSLLVVVLCVVEMSEGTYYKRSYSGKRSYGRKSGIRGWRSSGWSGNKRFAGTRYRQYYGHNDDDRGQRWAKLYNYYSSNDNGHPNGHPNDFHDSDDGMSTIVIGGGGGLGGVVGGGNKPLYFRLPTSIVNSPNFKLDDLPFYLSSGLFDPQNLPGTLGRDPTLSYPTPIVDPVNPNRFLDDTDDYQNELNRILGGGENILGGANTNILGNTANNILGNNLLGNTNGNILSNVGAGSNLLGGTGNQFLGNTNGLLGNSLGNTNGNILGNLGAGSNLLGGAGNQLLGNTNDLLGNSLGNTNGNILGNLGAGSNLLGDTVNQFLGNNNGLLGNSLSTGTSFAGAGAGVGTLGTGAGVLTTGGANSLLRSNDPYNDNTNILGKTGTSRALTVTQCSSKASDCFCTLYSVKPCPSTVFNGVSLCCPSSPNGAIDISTGKCRCLS from the exons ATGCAGTGTTCGGGTGCCATTGTgtcgttgttggtggtggtgctgtGCGTGGTGGAGATGTCGGAGGGAACTTACTACAAAAG AAGTTACTCCGGAAAGAGAAGTTACGGCAGAAAGAGCGGCATCAGAGGGTGGAGGAGCAGCGGATGGAGCGGCAACAAGCGGTTTGCAGGCACCAGGTACCGCCAGTACTACGGTCACAACGATGACGACAGGGGACAACGATGGGCCAAGTTGTACAACTACTACAGCAGTAATG ACAACGGGCACCCTAACGGGCACCCTAACGACTTCCACGATTCTGACGATGGCATGTCGACCATCGTCatcggaggaggaggaggattggGAGGAGTGGTAGGGGGAGGTAACAAACCCCTCTACTTCCGTCTCCCTACCAGTATCGTCAACTCTCCCAACTTCAAGCTGGATGACCTCCCCTTCTATCTCTCATCCGGGCTCTTCGATCCCCAGAACCTGCCGGGCACCCTGGGTAGAGATCCCACCCTCTCGTACCCAACTCCCATCGTGGATCCCGTCAACCCTAACAGGTTTCTGGACGACACGGATGACTATCAAAATGAGCTGAACAGGATTTTGGGTGGTG GCGAAAATATCCTGGGTGGCGCAAACACCAACATTCTGGGCAATACAGCCAACAACATCCTTGGCAACAATCTCCTTGGCAACACGAACGGTAACATCCTCAGCAACGTCGGTGCCGGCTCTAACTTACTGGGAGGTACGGGCAACCAGTTCCTCGGCAACACTAACGGTCTCCTTGGCAACTCCCTTGGCAACACGAATGGCAACATTCTCGGCAACCTCGGTGCCGGCTCTAACTTGCTGGGAGGTGCCGGCAACCAGCTCCTTGGCAATACCAACGATCTCCTTGGCAACTCCCTTGGCAACACGAATGGCAACATTCTCGGCAACCTCGGTGCCGGCTCTAACTTGCTGGGAGATACTGTCAACCAATTCCTAGGCAATAATAATGGTCTCCTTGGCAACAGCCTAAGCACGGGCACCAGTTTTGCTGGAGCAGGGGCAGGCGTGGGCACTTTGGGCACAG GGGCTGGGGTCTTGACAACAGGAGGCGCCAACAGTCTGCTGCGATCAAATGACCCGTATAATGACAATACTAATATTCTGG GCAAGACTGGTACGTCACGGGCGCTGACTGTGACGCAATGCTCGTCAAAAGCGTCAGACTGTTTCTGCACGCTGTACTCCGTAAAGCCGTGTCCCTCCACAGTGTTTAACGGCGTCTCTCTCTGTTGTCCCAGCAGTCCTAACGGCGCCATTGACATATCCACCGGAAAATGCCGCTGTCTCA GTTAA
- the LOC138979518 gene encoding G-protein coupled receptor GRL101-like produces MKIELRTYDGRRTILPKSSFNLTYTAHPKAGLSRSVLVENADKVESIIRYNCSGITNLPESITCDGIRHCTDGEDEEGCPYRDEGCGDWFPSGNQCFKAIFVQVKSLSSGQSFVTMPTEAEVFCQSQHGATLATLQAPGVVETVVNMIRFSTKACPGGSVVQTFHRCQWEQRDENTDSGWSQNGFPLFQCRYGPAFHYSLLCDGKDDCADRSDEIDCKQPQLSPLLEASFICRNLQAIPDNKRCDGAVDCFDESDEESCVSCNWGLMCPGEGCLPATYEKYVDSCPMVAPYRDEELSSTFPGKVLLDGYGMSRLYPVYGDCGVGFYLCQGGHCIPSFLLNNGEQDCPQGEDEQIPLRNLTCPGYYRCQGSGSCVHKDYVSDGVFHCPYKDDEMYCHLACPADLGCTCKGHAYKCSAMIDPLHNLYIRYLDLSHAANVSLENVHLMEYLFVLNVSHCGLDQVNLSNMLSLQTLDFSFKSLTDLASLHLDNVPGLTYLDLSGNPLMETLGTAFTSKIHVGVFNNLITLIMTGVGFGEIENESLSPLSKLKHLDIRANAVRSFGKQALSGLTALTRLYTDQPKFCCKYFHPSLTECVAPVDELSSCDDLLAQDFFRVCLWTLAVLAVVGNVGVLIYRLFFRAQNSSPTSKILIRPIFFWLKNLCASDLLMGIYMTMIGVADAQFRGVYVVKENEWKDSIVCTTAGFLSFVSSEVSAFVICLITLDRVLVIYFPFNKSVHLARKRTIVACCGVWVACIALASVPLIAGMDFYGQNGICIPLPITRQQFSGQTYAFGVFIVLNFIIFVFIGVGQVIIYCAVRRASRAAGTQRREQDMTVARRLFLIVLTDFCCWFPIGVMGLLAALGFPIPGEVNVWVAIFVLPLNSALNPFLYTMNGLLEKWRQLKMEKTVKKILGELQSETPRWQPANVRELIRICVRS; encoded by the exons ATGAAAATTGAGCTCAGAACTTATGATGGGAGGAGGACAATACTGCCCAAGTCGAGTTTCAACCTCACCTACACTGCTCATCCCAAGGCCGGACTGTCGAGGTCTGTTCTGGTTGAAAATGCTGATAAGGTAGAGAGTATTATCAGATACAACTGCAGTGGGATCACAAATCTTCCGGAAAGTATCACGTGCGATGGAATTCGTCACTGCACAGACGGTGAAGATGAGGAGGGCTGTCCATACCGCGACGAGGGGTGCGGTGACTGGTTCCCTTCGGGCAACCAGTGTTTCAAAGCGATCTTCGTGCAGGTCAAATCTCTCTCGTCTGGTCAGTCCTTTGTGACAATGCCCACAGAAGCCGAAGTATTTTGTCAGTCACAACATGGCGCCACTTTGGCAACACTGCAGGCACCGGGTGTGGTGGAAACGGTGGTGAACATGATAC GTTTTTCCACCAAGGCGTGCCCCGGTGGCTCCGTGGTGCAGACGTTTCATCGGTGTCAGTGGGAACAGCGGGACGAGAACACGGACAGCGGGTGGTCCCAAAACGGTTTCCCCTTGTTCCAGTGCCGGTACGGTCCGGCTTTCCACTACTCGCTGCTGTGTGACGGAAAGGACGACTGTGCTGACCGCAGCGACGAAATAGATTGCAAACAACCGCAGCTTTCCCCACTTTTGGAAGCTTCCTTCATCTGCAGGAACCTGCAGGCCATTCCTGATAACAAAAGGTGCGACGGCGCCGTGGACTGTTTTGATGAAAGCGACGAAGAGTCGTGCGTTTCGTGTAATTGGGGTCTGATGTGTCCTGGAGAAGGATGCCTGCCAGCTACTTATGAAAAATATGTCGACAGCTGTCCCATGGTAGCGCCATACCGAGACGAAGAACTGAGTTCTACTTTCCCAGGCAAAGTATTGTTGGATGGTTATGGGATGTCCCGACTGTATCCGGTCTATGGTGACTGCGGTGTTGGCTTTTATCTGTGTCAGGGTGGACACTGTATTCCATCCTTCCTGCTCAACAACGGCGAACAGGACTGCCCTCAGGGGGAGGACGAACAAATCCCGCTGCGTAACCTGACGTGTCCAGGCTACTACAGGTGCCAGGGGTCGGGGAGCTGTGTCCACAAGGACTATGTGAGTGACGGCGTCTTTCACTGCCCCTACAAGGACGATGAGATGTACTGTCACCTCGCCTGTCCCGCTGACCTAGGCTGCACGTGCAAAGGTCACGCCTACAAGTGTTCTGCGATGATAGACCCGCTTCACAATCTTTACATTCGCTACCTGGATCTGAGCCACGCTGCTAATGTGTCGCTAGAAAACGTGCACTTGATGGAGTATCTCTTTGTCCTCAACGTGTCCCATTGTGGTCTGGATCAAGTCAACCTGTCCAACATGCTTTCGCTTCAGACTCTGGACTTCAGCTTTAAATCCTTGACTGACCTCGCTTCTCTCCATCTGGACAATGTTCCTGGTCTGACGTATTTGGATCTCTCGGGTAACCCTCTCATGGAGACCTTGGGCACTGCATTTACTTCAAAGATACACGTGGGTGTGTTTAACAACCTGATAACTTTGATCATGACCGGCGTGGGTTTTGGGGAAATAGAGAACGAATCCTTGAGTCCTCTGTCTAAACTCAAACATCTGGACATAAGGGCGAATGCGGTCAGGAGCTTTGGCAAACAAGCTCTGTCTGGTCTGACGGCGCTAACACGGTTATACACGGATCAACCCAAGTTCTGTTGCAAGTACTTCCATCCGTCTTTAACAGAATGCGTTGCTCCTGTGGATGAACTGTCTTCGTGCGATGACTTGCTGGCCCAAGATTTCTTCAGGGTTTGTCTGTGGACCCTGGCTGTACTGGCAGTGGTTGGTAACGTTGGAGTTCTTATATACAGGCTATTTTTTAGAGCACAGAACTCATCGCCAACATCTAAGATtctgataag acctatttttttttggctaaaGAACCTGTGTGCCTCGGACCTCCTGATGGGGATTTATATGACAATGATCGGAGTTGCGGACGCACAGTTTCGGGGCGTGTACGTGGTCAAAGAAAACGAATGGAAAGACAGCATAGTGTGTACCACTGCAGGCTTCCTGTCTTTCGTTTCCAGCGAGGTTTCAGCCTTCGTGATTTGCCTGATCACACTGGACCGCGTTCTAGTCATCTATTTTCCCTTTAACAAGAGTGTCCATCTGGCCCGCAAGAGGACCATCGTGGCTTGCTGTGGAGTCTGGGTGGCCTGCATCGCTCTGGCTTCAGTGCCCCTGATTGCTGGCATGGATTTCTACGGTCAGAACGGCATCTGTATCCCTCTGCCCATAACGCGACAGCAGTTTTCGGGACAGACCTACGCGTTTGGCGTCTTCATCGTTTTGAACTTTATAATCTTCGTCTTCATCGGTGTCGGGCAGGTGATCATCTACTGTGCTGTCCGAAGGGCAAGCCGGGCTGCGGGCACACAGCGACGAGAGCAGGACATGACTGTCGCCCGACGACTGTTTCTGATCGTCCTGACCGACTTCTGCTGCTGGTTCCCTATCGGTGTGATGGGACTGCTTGCGGCTCTTGGCTTTCCTATTCCTGGCGAGGTCAACGTGTGGGTCGCCATTTTTGTCCTGCCGCTCAACTCCGCGCTCAATCCTTTTCTGTATACAATGAACGGGTTGCTGGAGAAATGGAGGCAACTGAAAATGGAGAAGACCGTGAAGAAAATCTTGGGTGAGCTGCAGAGTGAGACTCCGAGATGGCAGCCAGCCAACGTTCGAGAGCTGATAAGAATCTGCGTTCGCTCCTAG